A genomic stretch from Nitrobacter winogradskyi Nb-255 includes:
- a CDS encoding ABC transporter ATP-binding protein, whose protein sequence is MSSMISISGLSKAYASGFMALKSIDLDIKRGEIFALLGPNGAGKTTLISIICGITNPSAGQVLVDGRDIRRDYRATRAMIGLVPQELHTDAFETVWATVSFSRGLFGKPRNPTHIEKVLKDLSLWDKKDSKIVTLSGGMKRRVMIAKALSHEPQVLFLDEPTAGVDVELRKAMWGVVRTLRASGVTIILTTHYIEEAEEMADRVGVINKGEIILVDEKTALMQKLGKKRLKLHLQGKVEAIPATLAAYNLELAADGRQVIYTYDTRSEHTGITSLLGDLRAAGIRFSDLDTTQSSLEEIFVSLVRT, encoded by the coding sequence ATGTCGTCCATGATATCCATCTCCGGTTTGTCGAAGGCTTACGCGTCCGGCTTCATGGCGCTGAAGAGCATCGACCTCGATATCAAGCGGGGCGAAATCTTCGCGCTGCTCGGTCCCAACGGTGCCGGCAAGACAACTCTCATCAGCATCATCTGCGGCATCACCAATCCGTCCGCCGGTCAGGTGCTGGTCGACGGCCGGGATATCCGCCGCGACTATCGGGCGACCCGCGCGATGATCGGCCTCGTGCCGCAGGAGTTGCATACCGATGCCTTCGAAACGGTCTGGGCGACCGTCAGTTTCAGCCGCGGGCTGTTCGGAAAACCCAGAAATCCGACTCATATCGAGAAGGTCCTGAAGGATCTCTCTTTGTGGGACAAGAAAGACAGCAAGATCGTCACGCTGTCCGGCGGCATGAAACGGCGCGTGATGATCGCGAAAGCGCTTTCGCACGAACCGCAAGTGCTGTTTCTCGACGAGCCCACGGCCGGCGTCGATGTCGAATTGCGAAAGGCGATGTGGGGGGTGGTGCGCACGCTGCGAGCCTCGGGCGTCACGATCATTCTGACGACGCATTACATCGAGGAGGCTGAAGAAATGGCGGACCGGGTCGGCGTCATCAATAAAGGCGAGATCATTCTCGTCGATGAAAAGACCGCACTGATGCAGAAGCTTGGCAAAAAACGGTTGAAGCTTCATTTGCAGGGTAAGGTCGAAGCCATCCCCGCGACGTTGGCGGCTTACAATCTCGAACTTGCCGCGGACGGCAGGCAGGTGATCTACACCTATGACACCCGGAGTGAGCACACCGGAATCACCAGCCTGCTCGGCGATCTCCGCGCCGCCGGCATCAGGTTTTCCGATCTCGACACCACACAAAGCTCGCTGGAAGAGATCTTCGTCAGCCTGGTCAGGACCTGA
- a CDS encoding IS3 family transposase (programmed frameshift), producing the protein MRQKSGPEKAPAEQVVKDIRRATRRQFSAEEKIRIVLEGVRGEESIAELCRREGIASSMYYGWSKEFLDAGKRRLAGDTARAATSDEVKELRREAQALKEAVADLTLENRLLKKKHARGWGGRHMRYPASEKAEIIRLVEASHLPARRTLDKLGIPRATFYRWYDRYLTGGIEALADHRSRPDRVWNRIPDPIRAEIVELALRETELSPRELAVRFTDEKRYFVSEASVYRLLKAHDLITSPAYIVIKAASEFKDKTTAPNQLWQTDFTYLKITGWGWYYLSTVLDDFSRFIVAWKLCATMRADDVTATLDLALAASGLDQIAVAHRPRLLSDNGASYISAELATWLDGKGMKHVRGAPYHPQTQGKIERWHQTLKNRILLENYYLPGDLERQVAAFVEHYNHGRYHESIDNLTPADVYFGRGQTILTERERIKRQTIHQRRLQHHLQAA; encoded by the exons ATGAGACAGAAATCCGGGCCGGAGAAAGCACCGGCAGAGCAGGTCGTGAAGGACATCCGCCGGGCAACGCGCCGGCAGTTCTCGGCTGAAGAGAAGATCCGCATCGTGCTGGAAGGCGTGCGCGGCGAGGAGAGCATCGCCGAGCTGTGTCGGCGCGAGGGGATCGCCTCGTCGATGTATTACGGCTGGTCGAAGGAGTTCCTCGACGCCGGCAAGCGCCGTCTCGCTGGTGACACGGCCCGCGCCGCGACGTCGGACGAGGTGAAAGAGCTGCGCCGTGAGGCGCAGGCCCTGAAGGAGGCCGTGGCCGATCTCACCCTGGAAAACCGCCTGCTGA AAAAAAAGCATGCTCGCGGATGGGGAGGACGACACATGAGGTATCCTGCATCCGAAAAGGCCGAGATCATTCGCCTGGTCGAGGCCTCGCATCTGCCGGCACGGCGAACCCTGGACAAGCTCGGCATCCCGCGCGCCACGTTCTATCGCTGGTACGATCGCTATCTCACCGGTGGGATCGAGGCTCTGGCCGATCATCGCTCGCGGCCGGATCGTGTCTGGAACCGGATTCCTGACCCAATCCGGGCCGAGATCGTCGAGCTGGCGCTGCGCGAAACGGAGCTGAGCCCGCGCGAGCTGGCGGTGCGCTTCACCGACGAGAAGCGCTACTTTGTCTCGGAGGCGTCGGTATATCGGCTGCTGAAGGCTCATGATCTCATCACCAGCCCAGCCTATATCGTCATCAAGGCGGCGTCTGAGTTCAAGGACAAGACGACAGCGCCCAACCAGCTCTGGCAAACCGACTTCACCTACCTGAAGATCACGGGTTGGGGCTGGTATTATCTCTCGACCGTGCTCGACGACTTCTCCCGCTTCATCGTCGCCTGGAAGCTCTGCGCCACGATGCGGGCGGATGACGTCACCGCCACGCTCGATCTGGCTCTGGCGGCATCGGGGCTCGACCAGATCGCGGTCGCGCATCGGCCGAGGCTGTTGAGCGACAACGGCGCCTCATACATCTCGGCCGAACTCGCTACCTGGCTCGACGGCAAGGGCATGAAACACGTTCGCGGCGCGCCGTATCATCCCCAGACGCAGGGCAAGATCGAGCGCTGGCATCAGACCCTGAAGAACCGCATCCTGCTGGAAAACTACTATCTGCCCGGCGACCTTGAACGGCAGGTCGCGGCCTTCGTCGAGCACTACAATCACGGCCGCTATCACGAGAGCATCGATAATCTCACGCCCGCTGACGTCTACTTCGGCCGCGGGCAGACCATCCTCACCGAACGCGAAAGGATCAAACGCCAGACCATCCACCAAAGACGCTTGCAGCATCACCTGCAGGCCGCCTAA
- a CDS encoding DUF1328 domain-containing protein, translating into MLNWVVTFLVIALIAGVLGFGGIAGASFEIAKIIFFIALILFVISAVVGFLRGRNRV; encoded by the coding sequence ATGTTGAACTGGGTGGTGACGTTCCTGGTTATTGCATTGATCGCCGGCGTTCTGGGCTTTGGAGGGATCGCGGGCGCCTCCTTCGAAATCGCCAAGATCATCTTCTTCATTGCTCTCATCCTGTTTGTGATCTCGGCGGTGGTCGGCTTTTTGCGCGGACGGAACCGCGTGTAG
- a CDS encoding ATP-dependent helicase, producing MTEPNRLIHTNVSGHQPAAGGIAARARAAAAPRYLSGLNPEQREAVETLDGPVLVLAGAGTGKTRVLTTRIAHILSQGRARSGEILSVTFTNKAAREMKHRLGQMLGQAVEGMPWLGTFHSIAGRILRVHAELVQLKSNFTILDVDDQIRLLKQLLQADNIDDKRWPARMLAGLIDGWKNRGLTPAQVPSGEASVFGNGRGGKLYAAYQARLKILNAADFGDLLLENIRLFREHPDVLRQYQNRFKFILVDEYQDTNVAQYLWLRLLSQAPPSSHALFPAPVAAEGPDPRTARSRNICCVGDDDQSIYGWRGAEVDNILRFDHDFPGAKVIRLERNYRSTGHILAAASHLIAHNEDRLGKTLRTEDVDGEKVTVTGSWDSEEEARAIGEEIEQLQRAGEKLNEIAILVRASFQMREFEDRFLTLGLPYRVIGGPRFYERAEIRDALAYLRLINSPADDLAFERIVNVPKRGLGDATVKMLHEIARKRQIPLSEAARAVVETDELKPKARGSLRALLESFDRWRIQREAMRHTELAEIVLDESGYTEMWQKDRSADAAGRLENLKELIRSMDEFENLQGFLEHISLVMDRDGGADEDAVSVMTLHSAKGLEFDTVFLPGWEEGLFPHQRALDEQGRSGLEEERRLAHVGLTRARRRAKLYFATNRRIHGSWSTTIPSRFLDELPAENVEITESKGGSGWGGTGGYGPSRFDNIDSFGSSYATPGWQRAQANRGRGGFNEAGTPYDANRSKSKRAPVVIEGELIARSTGSDSGFSLGDRVFHQKFGYGKVARIDGNKLTITFEKAGEKKVVDSFVARV from the coding sequence ATGACCGAGCCGAACAGACTGATCCATACCAACGTTTCCGGGCACCAGCCCGCCGCCGGCGGCATCGCTGCGCGTGCGCGAGCCGCGGCAGCGCCACGATATCTGAGCGGGCTCAATCCGGAGCAGCGCGAGGCCGTGGAAACGCTGGACGGACCGGTTCTGGTGCTGGCCGGCGCGGGCACAGGCAAGACCCGCGTGCTGACGACCCGCATTGCGCATATCCTCAGCCAGGGCCGCGCCCGCTCCGGCGAAATCCTGTCGGTCACCTTCACCAACAAGGCCGCCCGCGAGATGAAGCATCGTCTCGGACAGATGCTCGGGCAGGCCGTCGAAGGCATGCCGTGGCTCGGCACCTTTCATTCCATTGCGGGCCGAATCCTGCGCGTTCATGCCGAGCTGGTGCAGCTCAAATCCAACTTCACGATTCTCGATGTCGACGACCAGATCCGTCTGCTCAAACAGCTTCTGCAGGCCGACAACATCGACGACAAGCGCTGGCCCGCGCGGATGCTGGCCGGGTTGATCGACGGCTGGAAGAACCGCGGACTGACGCCCGCGCAGGTGCCGTCGGGCGAAGCCTCCGTCTTCGGCAACGGTCGTGGCGGCAAGCTTTACGCCGCCTACCAGGCACGGTTGAAAATCCTCAACGCCGCAGACTTCGGCGATCTGCTGCTCGAAAACATCCGGCTGTTCCGCGAGCATCCGGACGTGCTGCGACAATACCAGAACCGCTTCAAGTTTATCCTTGTCGACGAATATCAGGACACCAACGTTGCCCAATATCTATGGCTGAGATTGCTGTCCCAAGCGCCGCCGTCATCCCACGCGCTGTTTCCCGCTCCCGTCGCGGCGGAAGGTCCCGACCCGCGCACGGCTCGATCCAGAAACATCTGCTGCGTCGGCGACGACGACCAGTCGATCTACGGCTGGCGCGGCGCCGAGGTGGATAACATCCTGCGGTTCGACCACGATTTTCCCGGCGCCAAGGTAATCCGGCTGGAACGCAACTATCGCTCGACCGGCCATATCCTCGCCGCCGCCTCGCACCTGATCGCGCATAACGAAGACCGGCTCGGCAAGACGTTGCGGACCGAGGATGTCGATGGCGAGAAGGTCACCGTCACCGGCTCCTGGGACTCTGAGGAGGAAGCCCGCGCCATCGGCGAGGAAATCGAGCAGCTCCAGCGTGCCGGCGAAAAGCTGAACGAAATCGCGATTCTGGTGCGCGCTTCATTCCAGATGCGCGAGTTCGAAGACCGCTTTCTCACGCTTGGCCTACCCTATCGCGTCATCGGCGGCCCACGCTTCTATGAGCGCGCCGAGATCCGTGACGCGCTCGCCTATCTGCGCCTCATCAACTCGCCGGCCGATGACCTTGCATTCGAGCGCATCGTCAACGTGCCTAAACGCGGCCTCGGCGACGCTACCGTCAAGATGCTGCACGAGATCGCGCGAAAGCGTCAGATCCCGCTTAGCGAAGCCGCCCGCGCCGTTGTCGAAACCGACGAGTTGAAACCAAAAGCGCGCGGATCGCTGCGCGCTCTGCTGGAGAGCTTCGACCGCTGGCGTATCCAGCGGGAGGCCATGCGGCATACCGAGCTTGCCGAGATCGTGCTGGACGAGAGCGGCTACACCGAGATGTGGCAGAAGGATCGCTCGGCCGACGCCGCAGGACGCCTCGAAAACCTGAAAGAGCTGATACGCTCGATGGATGAGTTCGAAAACCTGCAAGGCTTTCTCGAGCATATATCCCTGGTGATGGACCGCGACGGCGGCGCGGACGAGGATGCCGTCTCGGTGATGACACTGCATTCCGCCAAGGGACTTGAATTCGATACCGTCTTCCTGCCCGGCTGGGAGGAAGGCCTGTTTCCTCATCAGCGGGCGCTGGACGAGCAGGGACGCTCCGGCCTGGAAGAAGAGCGCCGCCTCGCGCATGTCGGCCTGACACGGGCGCGCCGTCGCGCGAAACTTTACTTCGCCACCAATCGCCGCATCCACGGCTCGTGGTCGACCACGATTCCGTCCCGCTTTCTCGACGAGTTGCCGGCGGAGAATGTGGAGATCACGGAATCGAAGGGTGGATCGGGCTGGGGCGGAACGGGCGGTTACGGCCCCTCGCGTTTCGACAACATCGATTCCTTCGGCTCGAGCTATGCGACTCCAGGCTGGCAACGCGCGCAGGCCAATCGCGGCCGGGGCGGGTTCAATGAGGCCGGAACGCCCTACGATGCAAACCGATCGAAGTCGAAGCGCGCGCCGGTGGTCATCGAAGGAGAGTTGATCGCACGATCCACCGGCTCGGATTCCGGCTTCTCATTGGGCGACCGTGTTTTTCATCAGAAGTTCGGCTACGGGAAAGTCGCGCGAATCGATGGCAACAAGCTGACCATCACCTTTGAAAAAGCCGGCGAAAAAAAGGTGGTCGATAGCTTCGTCGCGCGGGTGTAA
- a CDS encoding ABC transporter permease, with the protein MNFGAVQAIYKFEMARTWRTLLQSIVSPVVSTSLYFVVFGAAIGSRITEVEGVSYGTFIVPGLIMLSVLTQSITNASFGIYFPKFIGTIYEILSAPVSYFEIIMGYVGAAATKSIILGLIILATAGLFVPLHIHHPIWMLTFLVLTSVTFSLFGFIIGIWADGFEKLQMIPMLIITPLTFLGGSFYSINMLPPAWQTAALFNPVVYLISGFRWSFYEIADVSLSVSIGMTVGFLVVCMLVVWWIFRTGYRLRN; encoded by the coding sequence ATGAATTTCGGAGCCGTGCAGGCGATTTACAAGTTCGAGATGGCGCGCACCTGGCGCACGCTGCTGCAAAGCATCGTGTCGCCGGTGGTTTCGACCTCGCTCTATTTCGTGGTGTTCGGCGCGGCGATCGGATCGCGCATCACCGAGGTCGAGGGCGTCAGTTACGGCACCTTCATCGTACCGGGGCTCATCATGCTATCCGTGCTGACGCAAAGCATCACCAATGCTTCGTTCGGCATCTACTTCCCGAAGTTCATCGGCACCATCTACGAGATACTGTCGGCGCCGGTTTCCTATTTCGAGATCATTATGGGCTATGTGGGAGCCGCCGCCACCAAATCGATCATTCTGGGCCTGATCATTCTGGCGACCGCCGGCCTGTTCGTTCCGCTGCACATCCATCACCCGATCTGGATGCTGACCTTTCTGGTCCTGACCTCCGTCACATTCAGCCTGTTCGGCTTCATCATCGGCATCTGGGCCGACGGCTTCGAGAAGCTGCAAATGATTCCGATGCTGATCATCACGCCGTTGACGTTCCTCGGAGGCAGTTTTTATTCGATCAACATGCTGCCGCCGGCATGGCAAACCGCCGCGCTGTTCAATCCCGTCGTCTATCTCATCAGCGGATTCAGGTGGAGTTTTTACGAGATCGCCGACGTCAGCCTGTCGGTCAGTATCGGCATGACGGTCGGTTTCCTCGTCGTCTGCATGTTGGTCGTATGGTGGATATTCCGAACCGGCTATCGGCTGAGAAATTAA
- a CDS encoding aminopeptidase P family protein has translation MFEAYFQTFEDPEGGVALTARLAAFREELARRQLTGFVIPRADRQQNEYVPPSEERLAWLTGFTGSAGLAIVLATKAAVFVDGRYTLQAAQQVDVRAWSIASLVDPPPESWLAEHLAAGDRLGYDPWLHTSAAVERLAKACAKAGAELVPVDSNPIDSVWTDRPAPPLGPVTIHDAAFAGEAEADKLARIRAEMTKLGVDALVLSDSHAVAWTFNIRGADVSHTPLPLSYALAPKDGRPTIFIDRRKLSDSARSHLERNADVREPDELTDALTRTAQSGAAIALDKATAADALSRLITSAGGKPVGGNDPVALLKAVKNPTEIAGARAAHRRDAVALARFLAWIDREAPKGTLTEIDAVEALETFRRETGALKDVSFPTISGTGPNGAIVHYRVTRKSNRRIVPGDLLLIDSGAQYEDGTTDVTRTIAIGDPTDEMRDRFTRVLRGHIAIARAVFPDGATGAQLDTLARQFLWQAGLDFEHGTGHGVGSYLSVHEGPARISKLGTTPLRRGMILSNEPGYYKRDAFGIRIENLVLVTEAGIAGAEKPMNSFETLTLAPIDRRLIDHRISKKEVAWLNDYHARVRREVRPHLDEATKLWLDAATEPFSLE, from the coding sequence ATGTTCGAGGCCTATTTCCAGACATTCGAGGATCCCGAAGGTGGCGTCGCGCTGACCGCCCGCCTCGCCGCGTTTCGCGAGGAGCTGGCGCGGCGGCAACTGACCGGATTTGTGATCCCTCGTGCCGACCGGCAGCAGAACGAGTACGTCCCGCCTTCCGAGGAGCGGCTGGCATGGCTCACCGGCTTCACCGGATCGGCCGGCCTTGCGATCGTGCTCGCGACGAAAGCCGCGGTGTTCGTCGACGGCCGCTACACCTTGCAGGCGGCGCAACAGGTGGATGTCCGGGCCTGGAGCATCGCCTCGCTGGTCGATCCGCCGCCGGAGAGCTGGCTGGCGGAGCATCTCGCGGCCGGCGACCGCCTCGGCTACGATCCCTGGCTCCACACCTCGGCGGCGGTAGAGCGTCTTGCAAAGGCCTGTGCGAAAGCCGGCGCCGAACTGGTGCCGGTCGACAGCAACCCGATCGACAGCGTCTGGACCGACCGCCCCGCGCCGCCGCTCGGCCCGGTCACGATCCACGACGCGGCATTCGCCGGCGAAGCGGAGGCCGACAAGCTCGCGCGGATCCGCGCCGAGATGACAAAGCTCGGCGTCGATGCGCTGGTGCTGTCGGATTCCCACGCGGTGGCGTGGACCTTCAACATCCGCGGCGCGGATGTCTCGCATACGCCGCTGCCTTTGTCCTACGCGCTGGCGCCGAAGGACGGCCGCCCCACGATCTTCATCGACCGCCGCAAACTCTCCGACAGCGCGCGCTCTCATCTCGAACGCAACGCCGATGTGCGCGAGCCGGATGAACTGACCGACGCGCTGACGAGGACGGCCCAATCCGGCGCGGCGATCGCGCTCGACAAAGCCACCGCCGCCGACGCATTGAGCCGCCTGATCACGTCCGCCGGCGGCAAGCCGGTGGGCGGCAACGATCCAGTCGCGCTGTTGAAGGCAGTAAAGAACCCGACCGAGATCGCGGGCGCGCGCGCCGCGCATCGGCGCGACGCCGTGGCGCTGGCGCGGTTTCTCGCCTGGATCGACCGCGAGGCGCCGAAGGGCACGCTGACCGAAATCGACGCGGTCGAGGCGCTGGAGACTTTTCGCCGCGAGACCGGCGCGCTGAAGGACGTCTCCTTTCCCACCATCTCGGGCACCGGGCCGAACGGCGCCATCGTTCACTACCGCGTCACCCGCAAGAGCAACCGCCGCATCGTACCCGGTGACCTGCTGCTGATCGACTCCGGCGCGCAATACGAGGACGGCACCACCGACGTCACCCGCACCATCGCGATCGGCGATCCGACCGACGAAATGCGCGACCGCTTCACCCGCGTGCTGCGCGGCCATATCGCCATCGCCCGCGCGGTGTTTCCCGACGGCGCCACCGGCGCGCAACTCGATACGCTGGCGCGGCAGTTTCTCTGGCAGGCCGGCCTCGACTTCGAGCACGGCACCGGCCACGGCGTCGGCAGCTATCTGTCGGTGCATGAAGGCCCGGCGCGGATTTCGAAGCTTGGCACCACGCCGCTCAGGCGCGGCATGATCCTGTCCAACGAGCCGGGCTATTACAAGCGCGACGCGTTCGGCATCCGGATCGAAAACCTGGTGCTGGTGACGGAAGCCGGGATTGCCGGCGCTGAGAAGCCCATGAACAGCTTCGAGACCCTGACGCTGGCCCCGATCGACCGCCGCCTGATCGATCACCGCATCAGCAAGAAAGAGGTGGCGTGGCTCAACGACTATCACGCCCGCGTCCGCCGCGAGGTGCGCCCGCATCTCGACGAGGCCACGAAACTCTGGCTCGACGCCGCGACCGAGCCGTTTTCTCTGGAATAG
- a CDS encoding 50S ribosomal protein L11 methyltransferase: MTTEISPATSRAAFAIGAEQVARRAVDFLSESLEDGETAVTAFERSDGCWSVAVHFADPPDEARVRALVALAAGDDVARTVVFDTIAARDWVEASLEGLAPVPAGRFIVHGRHDRDRVPPNKLAIEIEAALAFGTGHHGTTRGCLLLLDHVLRARMPRRVLDLGAGTGVLAIAAAKALHRSVLASDIDPRSATVARENATLNGVGSLVWSIRATGFSAPLFRARAPFDLVLANILANPLRRMAPAMARHLAPEAMVILSGLLPQHTRGVIAAYRAQGLVLIRQLRIDGWCSLLMQNRG; encoded by the coding sequence ATGACCACTGAAATTTCGCCGGCGACGAGCCGCGCCGCCTTCGCCATCGGGGCGGAGCAAGTCGCGCGGCGGGCCGTCGATTTCCTGAGCGAGAGCCTGGAGGACGGCGAAACCGCGGTGACCGCGTTCGAACGCAGCGACGGCTGCTGGAGCGTCGCGGTTCACTTCGCCGACCCGCCGGATGAAGCGCGTGTCCGCGCGCTGGTCGCTCTCGCCGCCGGCGATGACGTCGCCCGGACCGTCGTCTTTGACACCATCGCCGCCAGGGATTGGGTCGAGGCCAGCCTCGAAGGGTTGGCGCCGGTCCCCGCCGGGCGCTTCATCGTCCACGGCCGGCATGACCGCGACCGCGTGCCGCCGAACAAACTGGCGATCGAGATCGAGGCCGCGCTGGCGTTCGGCACCGGCCATCACGGCACCACCCGAGGCTGCCTGCTGCTCCTCGATCACGTTCTCCGCGCCAGGATGCCGCGACGCGTCCTCGATCTTGGCGCAGGGACAGGTGTTCTGGCCATCGCCGCCGCCAAGGCGCTGCACCGGAGCGTGCTGGCCAGCGATATCGACCCGCGCTCGGCGACGGTGGCGCGGGAAAACGCTACGCTGAACGGAGTCGGCAGTCTTGTCTGGTCGATCCGCGCGACCGGCTTTTCCGCGCCGTTGTTTCGCGCGCGCGCGCCGTTCGATCTGGTGCTGGCGAACATTCTCGCCAACCCGCTGCGGCGGATGGCTCCGGCCATGGCGCGCCATCTCGCGCCCGAAGCCATGGTGATCCTCTCCGGGCTGCTGCCGCAGCATACCCGCGGCGTCATCGCGGCCTACCGCGCGCAGGGGCTGGTGTTGATCCGGCAGTTGCGGATCGACGGATGGTGCAGCCTGCTGATGCAGAACAGAGGGTGA
- a CDS encoding phytoene desaturase family protein: MSDTDVVIIGAGHNGLTCAAYLAMAGLRVRVVERRKVVGGAAVTEEFHPGFRNSVAAYTVSLLNPKVIADLRLHDHGLRIVERRAQNFLPAPDGRYLLTGEGRTKASAARLSERDAAVLDEFMRELEEIADVVRQFVLRAPPNLGEGFGLKAAGELVNAIGSAGILRGLSLEQQRSLLDLFTRSAGDMLDDRFETDLIKSLFGFDAIVGNYASPYAAGSAYVMLHHAFGEVNGKKGVWGHAIGGMGAITQAMAAAARAHGVEIETDASVREVVVERKRAAGAVLDDGRTIRARYVAANVNPKLLYTRLLPAGSVPPSFLARIRNWRNGSGTFRMNVALSALPSFSALPGAGDHLSAGIIIAPGLDYMDRAWHDARTFGWSREPVVEVLIPSVIDDTLAPSGRHVASLFCQHVAPRLPDGTSWDDHRDEVADLMIATVDRYAPGFAASVIGRQILSPLDLEREFGLLGGDIFHGALTLNQLFSARPMLGYADYRGPLKGLYHCGSGAHPGGGVTGAPGHNAARAILRDHRTLFARR, translated from the coding sequence ATGTCGGACACCGACGTCGTCATCATCGGCGCAGGCCACAATGGCTTGACCTGCGCGGCCTATCTCGCGATGGCCGGACTGCGCGTCAGGGTCGTGGAACGGCGCAAGGTGGTGGGCGGCGCGGCCGTGACCGAGGAATTTCACCCCGGTTTCCGCAATTCGGTCGCGGCCTACACCGTCAGCCTGCTCAATCCGAAAGTCATCGCCGACCTGCGGCTGCACGATCACGGCCTGCGGATCGTCGAACGCCGCGCCCAGAACTTCCTGCCCGCTCCCGATGGCCGCTACCTGCTCACCGGCGAAGGTCGCACCAAGGCTTCGGCGGCCCGCCTGAGCGAACGGGACGCCGCCGTACTCGACGAGTTCATGCGCGAACTCGAAGAGATCGCCGACGTCGTCCGTCAGTTCGTGCTCCGCGCGCCGCCAAACCTCGGCGAGGGATTTGGCCTCAAGGCCGCGGGCGAACTCGTCAACGCCATCGGCTCCGCCGGAATCCTGCGCGGTCTTTCGCTGGAGCAGCAGCGCAGCCTGCTCGATCTCTTTACCCGATCGGCAGGAGACATGCTCGACGACCGCTTCGAAACCGATCTCATCAAATCCCTGTTCGGCTTCGACGCCATTGTCGGCAACTATGCGAGTCCCTACGCGGCCGGCTCGGCCTACGTGATGCTGCATCACGCCTTCGGCGAAGTGAACGGCAAGAAAGGCGTTTGGGGACACGCCATCGGCGGCATGGGCGCGATCACCCAGGCGATGGCGGCGGCGGCGCGCGCGCACGGCGTGGAAATCGAAACAGACGCGAGCGTGCGCGAGGTCGTCGTCGAACGAAAGCGCGCGGCAGGCGCCGTGCTCGACGACGGACGCACGATCCGCGCGAGGTATGTGGCGGCAAACGTCAACCCGAAACTGCTTTATACGCGGCTGCTGCCCGCCGGATCGGTACCGCCCTCATTTCTCGCCCGCATCAGGAACTGGCGCAACGGCTCCGGGACGTTCCGGATGAACGTCGCGCTCTCCGCCCTCCCCTCATTTTCCGCTTTGCCGGGCGCGGGCGATCATCTCAGCGCCGGGATCATCATCGCGCCCGGTCTCGACTACATGGACCGCGCCTGGCACGACGCGCGCACGTTTGGCTGGAGCCGCGAACCGGTGGTCGAGGTTCTGATCCCTTCGGTGATCGACGACACGCTCGCGCCGTCCGGCCGCCATGTGGCGAGCCTGTTCTGCCAGCATGTCGCGCCGCGATTGCCCGACGGCACTTCCTGGGACGATCATCGCGACGAGGTCGCCGACCTCATGATCGCGACCGTCGACCGCTACGCGCCGGGCTTTGCCGCCAGCGTGATCGGCCGGCAGATCCTGTCGCCGCTCGACCTTGAACGCGAATTCGGATTGCTGGGTGGCGACATCTTCCACGGCGCGCTGACGCTGAACCAGTTGTTCTCAGCCCGACCGATGCTGGGCTACGCCGACTATCGGGGACCGCTGAAGGGGCTCTATCACTGCGGCTCCGGCGCGCATCCCGGCGGCGGCGTCACCGGCGCACCCGGCCACAACGCCGCGCGCGCCATCCTGCGGGATCACCGGACGCTGTTCGCGCGCCGCTGA
- a CDS encoding L,D-transpeptidase, translating to MRRFLVPVAGLILLAAGGVADAKVSILVDKDNQRMTVSVNGVERYQWPVSSGNPSYETPNGKFQAFRMEADHFSKEFDDAPMPHSIFFTKAGHAIHGTLSEGSLGVPVSHGCVRISRANASTLFSLVKQEGVLNTTVTLTGSSRVALARNPRGKRKTDVAGRDPGPAYQSYDAAGNPVDLTPRQIAPGWQPQAYVRGADGYMYPADGRSNDPRYPDPRSYRRHYGAQNVPPQQHSYYGDRNEYGYAQPYQPQVYAPQPYRPRGLFSDFDD from the coding sequence ATGCGTAGATTTCTTGTTCCTGTCGCTGGTCTTATCCTTCTTGCCGCTGGCGGCGTCGCCGATGCGAAGGTGTCCATCCTGGTCGACAAGGACAATCAGCGGATGACCGTTTCCGTTAACGGCGTCGAGCGTTATCAATGGCCGGTTTCGAGCGGAAATCCGTCGTACGAAACTCCGAACGGCAAATTTCAAGCCTTCCGAATGGAGGCTGATCATTTCTCCAAGGAGTTCGACGACGCGCCGATGCCGCATTCGATCTTCTTCACCAAGGCTGGCCACGCCATTCACGGTACGCTTTCCGAAGGCAGCCTCGGCGTGCCGGTGTCGCACGGTTGCGTACGCATCTCGCGCGCCAACGCCAGCACGCTGTTCTCTCTCGTGAAACAAGAAGGCGTCCTCAATACCACCGTCACGCTGACCGGATCGTCGCGCGTGGCGCTGGCGCGCAATCCTCGCGGCAAGCGGAAAACCGATGTCGCCGGTCGCGATCCGGGACCGGCCTATCAATCTTACGATGCGGCCGGAAATCCCGTCGATCTGACGCCCCGACAGATCGCTCCCGGCTGGCAGCCGCAGGCCTACGTTCGCGGCGCCGACGGCTATATGTATCCGGCGGACGGCCGCTCGAATGATCCACGCTATCCTGATCCGCGCAGTTATCGCCGTCATTACGGCGCACAGAACGTTCCCCCGCAACAGCACTCCTATTATGGCGATCGAAACGAATACGGCTATGCGCAGCCTTACCAACCTCAGGTTTATGCGCCGCAGCCCTATCGGCCGCGAGGTCTGTTCTCGGACTTCGACGACTGA